The nucleotide sequence AGCCGGATGCGCGCGTGACGTCATCGTTGCCTCGCGAGCAGCAGCACGCGGCGCTGCGGCAGATGCGCGAGATGGCCGGCATGCCCGATGACGCCTGCGCCGCGCTGGTCCGAGAGGTCGAGGAGGGGCGGACTCGTCCGGAGTGAGGTCCGCGTCGCGGAGGGGCGCCCGTTGAAGCGCTCAGGCAGCCTTCTCCAACGAGAGCAGCGCCGTCTTGGCCTCGAGGCCGCCGATGTATCCGCCCAGGCCGCCGTCGGAGCGCAGCACGCGGTGGCAGGGCAGCACGACCGGCAGCGGGTTGGTCGCGCACGCCGTGCCGACCGCGCGGACCGCCCGGGGGCTGCCGACGAGCTCTGCGATCTCCTTGTAGGACCGGGTGCGCCCGTAGTCGATGCCCGGCAGGCTGGTCTGGACGCTGCGGCGGAACCCCGAGGTCAGGGCGAAGTCCAGCGGCACGTCGAAGCTGTGCCGGCGGCCCTCGAAGTACTCGTCGAGCTCCACCGCCGCAGCATCCAGGCGGCGCGGCGCCTCCAGCACCCGCGGACTGATCCGCTGCGCGAGCGACTCCAGCACGGCGTCGAAGCCCTCGCGCTCGAAGGCCACACGCACCAGCCCCGTCTCGGTCGCTGCCAGCAGCAGCGGACCCACGGGGGTCTCCAGGGTGCGATAGGCGACGTCGACCAGCCCCCGCTCGCCGGCCTGCGCCGAAAGGCGCGATCGCAGATCCGCCACCGCAGAGGACTCGATCGGGAACAGCGTGTCCCGCTCGGTCGCGAGGTCGTCGCCGGGGCAGGGCGTCGGGGTCTTCTCGGTCATCGGGAGGCTCCTCTCGTGGGGTGGTCCGCGCCCATGCCGAGACGCAGGTTCTTGAGGCCGTCGGAGGCCGCTCGGCGCACCGCATCTGCGCCGCCGCCGATGATCCGTGCGGTCTCAGCATGAGGAAGGCCGCCGAGGTAGTGATAGGCGATCGCCAGGCGCTGCCGCTGCGGCAGTGCGGCCACGGCCGTCCACACCTCGCGCCCGTCGTCGCCGGGCAGCTCCTGTGAGGCGCCTCGCTCGGGGAGCTCGTCGGCGGGGATCGCCTGCCGCCCGCGGACCCGGGTGATGTCGATCGCCTTGCGGTGGGCCACTCGCACCAGCCAGGCCTCCACGTTCGTGTCCTGGCGCAGCTCGGGCCATGCCTGCAGCGCGGCCAGGAACGTCTCGGACCAGGCGTCGTCGGAGTCGGGGCCGGGCCCGAGCACGGCGCGGCAGACCCGCAGCACGGTCTCGCCGTGCCGCTGGACTGCTTGATCGAAGGGCTGATTCATCGTCATCGCCCTGAAGACGCGCGGGATGGGTGAGATGTGAGGTCCGGAGCGAGAAGATTCTGCGAACGCCCGTGCGCGGTCAGAGCCATGTGCCCCCGGTGGGGCGCCACTGCTCGATCACGCGCTCGGCATCCAGCGGGTCTGGCCTGTCGAGGTGGGAGAAGCGCCCAGCGAAGATCGTCATGAAGGCAGTCAAGCAGATCTGCTGCGGTCCCCATCGGGACTCTGCGCAGCCTCGTGAGGCGGCCGGGCCAGCAGGTCTGGAGACGAGGAGCGTCAGCTCAGTCCAGGTCGGTCCCCGTGAGCTGGACCGCCTCGTCCCACAGCCGCCGCGCCAGCTGCGGATCGGCGGCCTCGGGGGAGCGACCCAGCAGGGTCGGGGCGCCGCGCGGCGCCTTGAGCGCCCAGCCGGGGTGGGCCAGCATCACGGGGATCCCTCGCGGGGCGAGCCGGCGGAGAATCTCGTCATAACGGGCCTGATGATCGGCGCCGGCGGGATGGAATCAGCTCAGCTTGCGCGCCCTGCGCCACTCCAGCGCGGCGATGACCACGACCAGCAGCAGCCACAGCACAGTCCACGGCCGCAGCTGCCCATCGATCAGGCTGAGCACGCCGGTGAGCAGCGCGAGCCCGGCCACGCCGGTCATCAGCCAGGCCCGGCGTCGAGCCGCCACTGCCCGATTCGGCGGGAACCGCTGCGCGTAGGCCTCCGCCGCCCCGAACTCCTCGGCAGGCGAGGTGGCGGCCTCCTGGGCATGGGATCGCGCCTCGGCCAGGATCTCCTTCACCCGCGAATCCGTGAGGTCCCCGCGGCTGCGCAGTGCAGCGCCCAGGGCGTCGTACCAGGAGGCGTCGTCGTGAGGGGCTGCGGTCCTGGCGGGCCGCGCGGGCCAGGCCAGTGCGGTGGCCCAGGCGAGCAGCGCATAGGCGACGACCGCGCCCAGGAAGCCCAGCATGGCCGTGCCGGGAAGCGTCACGGGATTGCCGAGCGCGAAGACGCCCACGCTCAGCGCTATGCCGGGAAGCGCTGCGGCCACCGCGGCCAGGACTCCGGCGGTGTGCGATCGAGCCGCCGTCACCGCGGTGTGGACGGCTGCGATCGTCCGCGACGTCAGCGCCAGAGCAAGCGGCGCCAGCAGGAAGGACAGTCTCAGCGGGTCGGCCCAGGACCAGGTGATCAGCTCGTAGAGCAGGAACAGGCCGGCGTAGAAGCTCGCGATGATCAGCGTCTCGACCGCGAAGTCGCGCGGGCTGGTCGTCGGCGGCGCCTTCAGGGCCACGCCCTGCTCGCGCCAGGCGGCCTTCTGCCCACGCGCCCAGGTCATCGGGTCGCCGAACAGCTCCTGCGCAGGCTCCTGTGCCGCGGCCACCTGCTCGGCGACCTCGTCGAGGGCCTCGACGATGCGACGCTCCAGCACCTCCTCCATCAGCAGCCGACCACCTGCGGTCAGCGCCCAGTCCTGATCCTCCTCAGCGCCGCGGGCGGTGCCCACCCTGTCGACGGCGGCCTGGAAATCGCTCTGCGCGGTCATCGTGCGTCCTCCTGAGAGCGGGCTGCGGGAGAAGAGGGCTCGAGCGCTGCGACCAGGCGATGCCAGTCGTCGCGCTCCCTGGACAGGCGCTCTCGTCCGACGTCGGTGAGGCGGTAGGTGCGCCGACCGGGGCCGCTGTCGCCCTGGGACCACGACGCCGCTATGGCGCCCTGCTGCTCGAGGCTGTTCAGCAGCGGATAGAGCGAGCCGCCCCTGGGGCAGCCGAGCCCGCGTTCGGCGAGCCGTTCGGCGATCGCATATCCATGCAGCGGCTCCTCGGCCAGCACCGCCAGCAGGGCGGTGCCCATGGCGGCACGCACCCAGGGGGTCGGCCACAGCGGATCGGTGTTTGTCATGTATCTAAGTATGAGATGTACCTAGTGGGCTGTCGAGCCCTCGCGGAGTCGAGTCAGGAGCTGCCCAGATCAGGGTCTCGGGCCGACGAGCGCTCAGCTCCTGCAGGCGCTGGAGGGGGCATAGTGCGGGCGCTCATCGTGAGGACAGGAACTGTCCTCACGATGAGCGCGGCAGATGTTCTCCTGCTCCGGGTGCTCGAGGTCGTTCCCGCCGAACTGCCCTGGGGCAGAAGCCGACTCAGGTCTGGCGGTTCAGCAGGCGCGGCCCGAACACGGTGAGCACCGTCAGGACGGCACGGGCAAGGAGTCCGAGCAGCAGGAAGGAGGCCAGTGAGTCCAGACGGTCGAGCATCCGCTGGAAGTTCATGCCGAAGAAGCCGGTGGCCAGGGTCAGCGGCAGGAAGATCGTGGCCACCACGGTGAGGCGCTCCGAGACGACGGTCGCCTGCTCGTCCAGGACGTCGCCGTCCATCGCGTAGAGGCGCGTTGCGGTGGACTGGTTCGCCCCGAAGGTGGCTGCGGCCTGATTCAGGCGGCTGCGATGCTGCTGCTCGAGCAGATCCGAGAGCTCGTCGTGGGCGATGAGCATGTTGCGGTGCGCGGCTTGCGTCTCGCCGAGGCGGAACAACTCGGCGCGCAGTCGGCCCAGCTCCCGTCGTCGTGCTGCGGAGGCGAACCCCAGCGTCTCGTCGCCGAGCTGCCGGCTGTCGTCGTCGATCCTCTCCAGGGCGTCCTCGGCCTGCTGGGCGACCGCGGTCACCGCGGCCACCAGTCCGGCGCGGCCGTGCTCCGGCGAGGCCTCCACGGCGGGGCGCGCGACGGCGAGGCCCTCCGGGTGGCCCACCAGCAGCGAGACGTCATCGTTCGAGACGATCTGGACGGGGCGATGCTCGTGCTGGTCCTGGAGCACCATCAGCACAGGCGCTGCTTGGCCCTTCTCCACCGCGGCGCGCGGACGACGGTGCCGGTGCTGCAGGTCGGGAAGCTCGAGACCGCCGAGGGAGGCGGCTTGGCGGATCAGCTCCTGCTGGTCAGGCTCGGCCAGCACGCACACCGGTCCCGAGCTGTGCTGCCTCAGGCGCTGTTCATCGCTGATGACGTGCAAGGACGACTCCTCCTGCGGTGGTGGGAGCGAACTGCATCGTCCCCCGATCTCGCTGCCATCCCGGTCCAAAGGACCGGGCTGACGGGTCAGTCGGCGCGAGTCGCCTGAGGCCGCCGCACCGCCAGCCGGAGTAGTCCCGCCAGCCCCAGTGCGACGATGCCTGCGCCCCACAGGGCGGCACCGGCCGCGGGCTCCGCCACGACCATGCCGCCGGTAGGTCGGCCCTGTGCGTCCATGCCGTCCCAGAGCGCAAACGGCGCGGTGTCGATCATGTGCCAGAGGACGACGCCCCACACCGCCGCGACGATCAGCGCCGCAAGGGCCCACCGGCGCGAGCGGCCGATCCAGGCACTGAGCGCGCACAGGATCACGGCCGCACCGAGCGCGGCGAACAGCGGCCAGTCCGCCTTCAGCCCGCTCTCGGTGCCGCCTAAGGCGGTCTGGATCATGGAGATGCCGTCCTTGTCCCGTGAATCGAGGACGGGCGTGGTGAGGCTCAGGACCCACAGTGCGGCGCTGAGCAGCGATAGCACTCGCGAGGCCAGGACCACGGTCGTCAGCCTCGAAGAGCCCGCTCAAGCGGGATGCTGCCGTCCTGCCAAGGGGTCAGCACCCACACGAGCGCGTAGGCGCCCACGCCCAGCACAGGCAGCAGGAACGAGGCGAGCAGCAGCGCGCGGACCACCCACACGTTGATCCCGAGCCGCGCGGCGATCGCGCCGCCGATGCCTCCGGCGAGCCGCTGCGGTCCGCGTCGGAAGCCGAGGCCGCGCACTGAATCGAAGATCGTGTTCATGGAGCCAACGCTACTCGGCGCGTGGCGACGCACGGCATGCGTCAGCGGCCCGAGCTCGCCAGAGGCTGATCCGGTCTGGCGAGCCTCAGCCCTGGGGCCGTCCAGGGAGGTGCGCCTGCTCGCCGTCGTGATCGAAGATCGTGAGGACCTCGGCCGGCCCGCGGTGGGCTTCGAGCGCGTGCGGGGTCATGGTGGAGAACTCCGCGGCCTGCCCCGGGGAGACGCCCTTCGGGCGGCAGATCCCCACGAACCCGCAGGGGATGACACCGATCCCGGGGATCTGGAGCGCAGGCAACGCCAGCCAGCCCATGACCATGGTGGTCTCGGCCGCCGCAGCCGGGCTCATGGCAGGCGCGGGGGTCCACGGCGAGCTGGCCATGACCGATCTGGCCCGTGCGGTGGACGGCGGCAGCGCCCGGCAGTGAACTGCGGGGCGGCTGCATTCCACCGGAACTGTCAGGACGCGCCGAATTATGCTGAGGCTCCCAGCGCCGACCGGCGGCGCATCCAGCGCAGGGGACACCCATGGCACTGCAGGAGATCGAGTTCGCGTCGGCCAATGGTCGCGACACCATCCAGGCATGGCTGCACACGCCGATCGCCGAGCCCAAGGCGATCGTGCAGATCGTCCACGGCCTCGGCGAGCACTCGCGGCGCTACCTCCACCTCATCAGCGCGCTGCTGGACGAGGGGTTCGCGGTGGCGGCGGGCGATCACAGCGGGCATGGTCGCACGGCCATGCGGTCCGGGATCTGGGCGGATGCCGGCGACGACGCCGCCCGTGTGGTCGTCGACGACGAGCTGGCGCTGCTGGCCAGGGTGCGGCAGGAGCTGCCCGGGGTCCCGGTGGCCGTGTTCGGGCACAGCTGGGGCTCGATGATCGCCCGCGTCCTGGCCGCGCAGCCGGATGTCGAGCTGGCCGGATTGGCGTTGGGCGGCATCGCGGCGCAGATGCGCGGCATCGAGTCGACGCTCGACCGGGACATGCTCGCCCGCCTGTCCGCCGGAGAGGGCCGTGCCGAGCCGGCGCCGGATCTTCTGGTGGGACAGCTCTTCGACGGCTTCCTGGCCCGCTT is from Kocuria palustris and encodes:
- a CDS encoding RNA polymerase sigma factor, with the translated sequence MNQPFDQAVQRHGETVLRVCRAVLGPGPDSDDAWSETFLAALQAWPELRQDTNVEAWLVRVAHRKAIDITRVRGRQAIPADELPERGASQELPGDDGREVWTAVAALPQRQRLAIAYHYLGGLPHAETARIIGGGADAVRRAASDGLKNLRLGMGADHPTRGASR
- a CDS encoding methylated-DNA--[protein]-cysteine S-methyltransferase, which codes for MTEKTPTPCPGDDLATERDTLFPIESSAVADLRSRLSAQAGERGLVDVAYRTLETPVGPLLLAATETGLVRVAFEREGFDAVLESLAQRISPRVLEAPRRLDAAAVELDEYFEGRRHSFDVPLDFALTSGFRRSVQTSLPGIDYGRTRSYKEIAELVGSPRAVRAVGTACATNPLPVVLPCHRVLRSDGGLGGYIGGLEAKTALLSLEKAA
- a CDS encoding PadR family transcriptional regulator; its protein translation is MTNTDPLWPTPWVRAAMGTALLAVLAEEPLHGYAIAERLAERGLGCPRGGSLYPLLNSLEQQGAIAASWSQGDSGPGRRTYRLTDVGRERLSRERDDWHRLVAALEPSSPAARSQEDAR
- a CDS encoding PspC domain-containing protein, producing MNTIFDSVRGLGFRRGPQRLAGGIGGAIAARLGINVWVVRALLLASFLLPVLGVGAYALVWVLTPWQDGSIPLERALRG
- a CDS encoding CorA family divalent cation transporter, with the protein product MHVISDEQRLRQHSSGPVCVLAEPDQQELIRQAASLGGLELPDLQHRHRRPRAAVEKGQAAPVLMVLQDQHEHRPVQIVSNDDVSLLVGHPEGLAVARPAVEASPEHGRAGLVAAVTAVAQQAEDALERIDDDSRQLGDETLGFASAARRRELGRLRAELFRLGETQAAHRNMLIAHDELSDLLEQQHRSRLNQAAATFGANQSTATRLYAMDGDVLDEQATVVSERLTVVATIFLPLTLATGFFGMNFQRMLDRLDSLASFLLLGLLARAVLTVLTVFGPRLLNRQT
- a CDS encoding alpha/beta fold hydrolase → MALQEIEFASANGRDTIQAWLHTPIAEPKAIVQIVHGLGEHSRRYLHLISALLDEGFAVAAGDHSGHGRTAMRSGIWADAGDDAARVVVDDELALLARVRQELPGVPVAVFGHSWGSMIARVLAAQPDVELAGLALGGIAAQMRGIESTLDRDMLARLSAGEGRAEPAPDLLVGQLFDGFLARFGQDAGPTAWVALDADVVADHGRDPFNNFGAPLSARFLKGFVDLYDQANDDSFYAALPVDLPVLILAGEQDPVANFGEGAFHVANRLRDSGHNDVRTRVFPEVRHEVHNEPLTRAEAEEEILGFIARVTARS